Genomic DNA from Trypanosoma brucei brucei TREU927 chromosome 9, whole genome shotgun sequence:
gaatgcgtagcattagagatagaactgcaacggctgctgaaatggcttccggcatacagaagcacacctagcaggttgtccatcttctctgactcgctgtcaatgttaacagcactgcagacaggccccctagccgtaacggacccaattctaagacgactatggaggcttctgcttcaagttcagagaaggaagatacgtatccgactgcaatttgtgtttggccattgtggcgtgaaacggaatgaagTTTGTGATGagatggccaaaaaggccgcagatttaccacagttgcgagacacatggatccccgacatcattgcttatgcgaagcgagtgcttaagtcggaagaagtccatgagaacactcataggtttggtatcacgggcaaccactttccaacaaaacataaggaagaactgacgagggaagaagaaacggcactggcacgctttcgggttgggtcttcaagacactatggatggatgttgcgaaagatcaacccgagtgtgcctccacagtgccgatggtgcaacccgcaacatgcagagatagggccaacaatacaaacagccccaactgttgcgacacgcactcttcaaagaacctccgaaccgacaaaatgtacggaatgtgatgccacataccaatgccgctcgagtgctgtaacgcatatggtaaacaaacatggctttgtgcgagctgatgccctccggaggatcaaatacggcgatgcaacacctgcagtggatatccccccggagccccctccagtggtggcgatcgttcctctaccatcgagcacacgagtcccgatgagaccgcaggtgcttcattgtaccatctgtgcctccaaattcgcagtgccaggccgactactacaccaccttagaacaatacatggcataggcagcggtagttgccgcgtgaaaagggggcgagagaacgaggactcagtgcaaggagatggtagagccccagcagcgccagcctctcaggatacacggaagctgccgtttcaatgtgacctgtgcgaggcgagcttcggtacacgctcttccctgtcactacacaagaaattcaaacataaaagcatagtgatggaggacggtaccgtggtgttggtgcaattccctcgtaagcgtgcccgtgagggaaacgttgacgtcccggggaagggcgaggtgcagtgcggtgtgtgccaaaaagtgctcagttgcagggactccctcatccgacactgcaAGGCTTttcacaaaggtgagggagtcgagcttaaatgcagcaaaagcacaaaattttgtgccactgattccccgcatacaaacacatccatgttggtgtgcccgacatgcggaaggcagtgtgctagcaaaactggcctcaccctacatcaaaagaagatgcacggtatgaaggtagagcgcgctgttaccagccaacgcggcgactgcgaagaaacgtcgctgcacttgatgagctgtcccggtttgaaggagttacgtgtcaggtttgcggtagaaggtgagtgtgtgcaggatgtatgcttctccaaaaggctggcgcagtttctcattgcggttgaacggagccggccgcatgtgaagtcctcacctaaggtaacagtcatacaacccactctcccttctgcaacttccccccttattgccgagtgtggagctagcaggaaaagcatcggacgcaggaatagtccagacacccttagagacagaggaggtatgctgtcaacaagcaacagaaacagaaagaggagaagagaataataaacgaataacaaaaataaaaacaaaaggattgctaattgacatcttttggagagtccggggtgaagggattctcgccccatctgctgtattccgttcaactgcggagctacaacaaaaattatagagagtgtgtgtgttaggatgaatgaaaaagggagactctgccacagtcgccagaccgatagcatctcagggctctacggtgatggctgatggccgcgccagtgggtggaaactctcacgaaggcacgaagaaaattctaaaaaaaaaaatttgtttgAAGCAACAACGAAGGCCTCATGGGAGACCTTGGCGGAGTAAATTTGGCCGGCATTTTTAGGAAATAGTAAGGGTTGGTATACATCAACTCTCAAAAAAGCTGGTGACTTTgtgtaaaaaaattaaaagtcTGGTTTAtagttttttatttctaatttttcttctgttgttatttttacgaTAATTCCTTAAATTTAAGGCATCTATTAGGTTAAGTTTTTACTTAATTTAAATAAACATGcaaatatttaaaatatttccCATATTTATGTTACTGGGAATTCAAATCTAATGGTGTGCAATCCTGTCATTCTCCACTACAGCCTTGTCAGTACGTAGTGGTTGGGCGACAACATAACGTCTTTGCATAGCTCGTATGAGCATCTGCATCTGGGGTGCTCTGAAATCAGGCTTGTGTTAAGTCTTCTTTGTTTAAAACTAGATAATTTGGGTTCGGAAGGCGCCTTCTTATCTGGTTTTGCTCTGTTAATACGATGCATTAGTTTTGATTCACCACAAGTCTTATGGTAACTATTCGTCCACTATAAGGCCTTTGTGTCTGTTCATCATATCAATACGTAATTGAAAGAGTACTATCATTGATTCTCTCAACTTCATATACCTCGTCTATATCTTTATATATGTTCTTTGTTAAGCAGCCTCAGcgtctttatttttcatgtCCTGTCCGTAGTAAAACATTAgtagttcttttttttaaaaattcttactctatatataatattatatatattttggaAAGTATTGAATAGGAGTACTGTATTTTATGGGAAAATTAGACAATACCTCACGCTTATCCAATTCTTCCACGCATATCTCTCACAGCTCATTATTGAAATGCGCCTTCAGATTAAAAACGAGTCGTGATCATTTTCAGCGTTGAATCTATCCATTTTGCAAATACGGGATAGAAACAGCTTTTTCTGCTcatgtattttttcttgtgttttttattcCGCCTCCGAATGCTTTACtctgtattttttccttctatttTATCTTCGCACTGCTCCTGCGTGTGGCATAGTGACACCATTTGCTTTATACAGCACACATGCTTCTTCTCCCTcaattttactttcttttccctcttctgcGATGATGTCAGTCGACATGTTTGTGTCCTAAACTCTTCATATTCCATATAATacttttttatattcctcacttccttatttttatctttcgtTCTCCATTCTTTAAATAGTTTTCCTGTGATTCTCTCTTCAGTTTCTTATTCTTTCTCACCCTCACATCAATTCACTTACTCTTATTGCACGTTAACCATTGCCGTAAGTGTTTCTATTTGTAAGCTCAttcattactattactgctcttattataatattagtatatatacactcacaacactctcctattattattatttaataaagaaaataaaataaattagaatagcacACATTTTTCACACACTATTATCCTACTACTTTACACCCATATGCCACGTTCATACACATGTTACTAAGAGTCGCACACTTCAATAATAGAGGGTTGAAATATATCAACGTTTAGAAAATATTAGCAAATTAttacaaaaatatttttcttaTAAAACAacatatttataaataaaaatacctAAAATTCTACAAATCCACAAAATCAGAAACAATCGGGGCGAATTGTTTTTTTAGGAGAAAACTGGAGTCTTTGCATTctgttccttcccatttgcagccatCTTTGCAATCTTTCTCTggtttccctttgcatttttctgttgttgcctcTCCTGTTCTTGCTTTTCCGGTTGTTCCTTCTACAGCCTTCGGTTTGCATTCGCTCTTGACTTTATCATAATTGCACTCTGCGCCTGTGCAACCGCTTTCATTGCCGTTGAACGTTTCGCATAGTCTCGGACCCGCCGTTGTTATGCTCGGCTGTGCTGGTGCTATGCCCGgctgtgttgctgctgttagtGTACCTGCTGGTGCGATGGCAACTTGTTTGAATATTGCTTCAACTTGCCTTCGCATTGACGTTATTTGACGCTGCGTCGTATCTCGGTGAGCCTTCGCTTGTTCTGCTGCGTTAAGCTTGTCCACCGCTTCCTGCAGCTTTTGTTCCCACCCTATTTCTGTTGCCGATGCTTCGCTTGTTGAAGCAGTGGCCTTTGTCAGGTCTATGCAGGCGGTGCCGGCGTGATCTTTGCAGGTGTTGTCGTCGGTTTTGGTTCCTAGGATGACGGCCCTCCCACCGGCGTTGCCCACGTCCCTGTAGAGCCTCTTCAGCGCTGCCAGTCTCTTCGTTATCGCTTCGGCTGTTAGTTTGAtctgcttgtttttcttgcAGATGGAATCGTATGTTGCGTAGTGAGTTTTCATGTTTCCTGAGCTCCAATCCGAGAGGTTTGGCGTTGAAGAGTCGCCGCATATATCTTTGCTTTGTGTTGACCCTTTGGCACATATACAGACTAGCGCTCCGCAGATGGCCTCGCCAGCTTTTGGTAGTTCGCAGGTTTTTTGCCGGCTGGTGTCTACTTTGACGTTGCACTTGTGGTTGCTTTGCGCCGGAACGGGGTCGACGTTATACGCCGCCTTGTTAAGTAGGGTGGTTACGGCTGCTTTAAGACCAGTTACATGTGCTTTGTGGTTGGTCTCccagttttttttgagtttctCTGCTTCCTCCAGCAGGCTTGCAACTTGTAACGCGGCTGATCTACCGTAGCTTGAAGTTAACTTGACTTCTTCGAGTTTCAGCTTGTCTGGTCGTATATTGTTGTCTTTTGCTTTCACTTTCGCAGTTTCCCACTTTTTCCAGTGGCTTTTGCATGGGTCTGTCGCCGCTTTTCCTTTGCAGGGGACTGGTTCATCAGTTGGTTTGGAAGCGTCATCCGAGAATTGCTTGCTCCAGTTAGGATCTGCTAGTGTCATGTTTAACGCCTCCATTATGGTAAGGTCATTTGTATCTATTTCCTCGTCGCTTAGAGCACTCATATCTGCTTCTGTTAGTTTTATGAACTCGCACAGAGCGGTCAACTCCGCGGCGTTTTTGCTTTGGTCCGGGCCGGCTGCCTCGCAACGCATAGCGCTGCAAACGAGGGCTATAAAAATAAGCATTGAGGGTGCTAGTCTTCGAGTCATCGTTTGCTGTATCGGAGTGTTTATTCGCATTTACAGCCTACTGTTCGCTGGCCTGGTTACtgtcttttcttatttagaGGCAGATGCTGTCCCTACAAGAAACGCAAGTGCATATTGTAACGGCTTCATTCTTATCgacaatttaaaaaaataaatatatggcATGAAGCTTGCCTTGGGTTTACATATTCTAATTGACGTTCATTTACAATATACCAAACAGGTTTGCTTATAATCTATATCATTCACTTTCCATTCCATCCATGGTATTTGTCAAGTAAAAAACACCCATATTCACTCTATAAAACTTCGGCCAAGGCCCTTACCGCTTAACATCAACATCCACTGTAGAATTAAAAACATCAGTTGGCACCTTCTCCGCTGCCACATCTATTTATGTATGAAATACATGGTATAATTGATTTATGCTGCTCATCATAATGTACCATTTGACTCTTTGCTGTACTGCTGTGTTGCGTATTCTATAATTtcattaatttttctttcccgccTCTCTACTACTTCCTATGCTTCAGTTTATGCAGCGAATTCATTTGGAACGCACATTTTCCTATCTACCACGCTCATTGTCCCTTACTAAAATCTTCTGGTATACAATGATGCCCATAATcatatttgtatttgaaaCTTCGAATATTCCatatccctttctttcacGCTGCCTTTCTGACTCACCATCTAACTTATTCAGTTACTCCCATAGGGCGTTTTCAATTGCTTTAAGTGCATTTATTTTGGCTAAGGTTCCGTTCTGCATCACCACGcttataatattattatatatctTTATTACAACttttctatcattattataatcattattgctgttgctatTATAATTCTAACTAAtatacataaaataaacaaatgaagaaaaagttAGAGTATTAATCATTTTTCATACTCTATTACCCTGCTAAGTTTCATTCATAGACCACAATAATATCAAAATGTCATAATTGTTACTAATTTGTACATTTTCATTGAATGTGTCGTAATCTATCATATTTTAGAGAAATTTACCAAGTTTTCTCAGAACAGCAAATTTTAATAAATTCcataaaattgaaaaaaaatcttttaaaATTCTTAAAAAACTAACAATCTCGTAAAGAAAGCAGCAATCAAAGAaactttcttatttacaagaaaactACCACTTTCTCAATTTTCCGTTTCCTTGGCATCTTCAATATCTTTACCCTTTCTCTACACGCAAAcagatttttctttttctttatagaCTTCTTCGCATTTGTCTTTCGAGACATATTCGGAGAATCTTACAGTTGGTGTCCCTGAATTTCCCTCTGTTGCTGTTCATGCTGCTGTGGTTTCTGCCCCTGTTTTaggtttttatttcttttttggtggcATCATAGTTGCAGTTAGTCTCTGgacattcttcttttgttgcggGTGGGGACTTGCATTTTGACTGCTCTGCTGCTGCGAGTTGTTTTTTGGCAGTTTTTGGTTGGTGGCGTGTTTTAGCGCGGCTATAGCTTGAGCTTGCTTATACGCTACCACCGTTTTCTGTGCGGCCTGTCGAGCCA
This window encodes:
- a CDS encoding variant surface glycoprotein (GPI-Anchor Signal predicted for Tb09.244.1600 by DGPI v2.04 with cleavage site probability 0.75399995 near 490), which gives rise to MRINTPIQQTMTRRLAPSMLIFIALVCSAMRCEAAGPDQSKNAAELTALCEFIKLTEADMSALSDEEIDTNDLTIMEALNMTLADPNWSKQFSDDASKPTDEPVPCKGKAATDPCKSHWKKWETAKVKAKDNNIRPDKLKLEEVKLTSSYGRSAALQVASLLEEAEKLKKNWETNHKAHVTGLKAAVTTLLNKAAYNVDPVPAQSNHKCNVKVDTSRQKTCELPKAGEAICGALVCICAKGSTQSKDICGDSSTPNLSDWSSGNMKTHYATYDSICKKNKQIKLTAEAITKRLAALKRLYRDVGNAGGRAVILGTKTDDNTCKDHAGTACIDLTKATASTSEASATEIGWEQKLQEAVDKLNAAEQAKAHRDTTQRQITSMRRQVEAIFKQVAIAPAGTLTAATQPGIAPAQPSITTAGPRLCETFNGNESGCTGAECNYDKVKSECKPKAVEGTTGKARTGEATTEKCKGKPEKDCKDGCKWEGTECKDSSFLLKKQFAPIVSDFVDL